In Methylacidiphilum infernorum V4, a single window of DNA contains:
- the cas1 gene encoding CRISPR-associated endonuclease Cas1 produces MRQRYRPDDHKLLVRFKRACVGLVHARQLPAVRGWEGWASRHYWRWFAQQVNQLGGFEERRTHGQTQDPVNLALNYGYALLRHRLGVAVRLAGLDPYLGVLHEANGRHEALVSDLVEIFRPEVDRLVIRLIHLKMIQPKDFVFQDGLLWLRPEARRRFVQSFTRICEGLPRHGGSMLHSRIRRLVDSYKKAVLEGTLSDWRPIPQGWTKEVGGDFPP; encoded by the coding sequence GTGCGCCAACGTTACCGCCCGGACGACCACAAGCTCCTGGTCAGGTTCAAGAGAGCCTGCGTCGGCCTCGTTCATGCCCGGCAACTGCCCGCCGTGCGCGGCTGGGAAGGATGGGCCAGCCGACACTACTGGCGATGGTTCGCCCAACAGGTCAACCAACTGGGAGGCTTTGAAGAGCGTCGCACGCACGGGCAAACCCAGGATCCGGTCAACCTAGCCCTCAACTATGGGTATGCCCTTCTCCGGCATCGGCTAGGGGTTGCCGTCCGCTTAGCTGGACTTGATCCTTACCTTGGTGTCCTCCACGAGGCTAACGGGCGGCACGAAGCGCTCGTCAGCGACCTGGTGGAAATCTTCCGGCCCGAGGTCGATCGGTTGGTGATCCGTTTGATTCATCTCAAGATGATCCAACCAAAAGATTTTGTCTTCCAAGACGGTCTTCTGTGGTTGAGACCGGAAGCACGCCGGCGTTTCGTCCAATCGTTTACCCGGATCTGTGAAGGCTTGCCGCGGCATGGGGGTAGCATGCTCCATTCCCGGATACGACGGCTGGTCGATAGCTACAAAAAAGCTGTCCTCGAGGGAACACTTTCGGACTGGCGTCCAATTCCACAGGGTTGGACCAAGGAAGTCGGCGGGGACTTTCCTCCATGA
- a CDS encoding ATP-binding protein: MNVDQNKDIEQLIDNTERIGTIGSPSSTSELSIDILGTAVSKKLVGELACFRFSQDEKSHIALGQITEVQLKNIWLEDPTMRSLARQRGNVNPISGQQDTHLGEMTVSAVFSKDGYKFEPSMLGTVPATGTPIHLATDQVMNTLLAQHKDEIWYLGHVYGSKPKLPMWFKHFGSGPRGAGEAYHIGIFGKNGSGKSTLAAMMLVAYARHPEMAIFIIDPQGQFSKHAKGQTNTEGFQLGLNTLLRNFNKKVIIKSVKELILDRWDLFCEILIESRFFELLSISEGDYRRIAAERITDELKKKNIKLKDLYQPSSFDSAWKVLGDPNVQMQIYKTKESRERFQTLYKESDKNEFYNKYWKPVTELFNKDRENTMAIKDLIKLAFSVDGGFPATNNCRPVVIIDLYLSKEEANVSGLYWNDTIQALVIKRLLDEIIYSAERAYHNNKLLNTLVVFDEAQKFAPREGFNWASNKVIEKLERVRQQLLDAIRTTRKYGLGWMFISQTLSSLHKDIISQIRIFFFGFGLALGTEFMSLKEIAGGESNALKLYQSFRDPHCAFEVSSKQYSFMTVGPVSPLSFSGTPLFFTAFNKPEEFISENGLNRQFDRDKNASNELFLDFNVN; this comes from the coding sequence ATGAATGTCGATCAAAATAAAGATATCGAACAACTCATCGACAATACCGAGCGTATTGGAACGATAGGTTCCCCTTCTTCCACAAGCGAGCTTTCAATAGATATTCTCGGAACGGCTGTTAGTAAAAAATTAGTAGGAGAACTCGCTTGTTTTAGGTTTTCCCAAGATGAGAAATCTCACATTGCCCTGGGTCAAATCACAGAAGTCCAGCTAAAAAACATTTGGCTTGAAGATCCGACGATGAGATCTCTGGCCAGGCAAAGGGGAAATGTAAACCCGATAAGCGGACAGCAGGACACCCATCTGGGTGAAATGACAGTCAGTGCCGTATTTAGTAAAGATGGATATAAGTTTGAACCAAGCATGCTTGGCACTGTTCCTGCAACTGGAACTCCGATTCATCTGGCAACAGATCAAGTCATGAACACTCTGTTAGCTCAGCATAAAGATGAAATATGGTACTTGGGACACGTGTACGGTTCAAAGCCAAAACTTCCAATGTGGTTCAAGCATTTTGGAAGCGGACCAAGAGGGGCCGGCGAGGCCTATCATATTGGGATATTTGGAAAAAACGGATCTGGAAAATCAACTCTGGCTGCAATGATGCTTGTAGCTTATGCTAGGCACCCCGAAATGGCCATATTTATTATTGATCCCCAAGGTCAATTCTCTAAACATGCAAAAGGACAGACTAATACAGAGGGATTTCAGTTGGGGCTAAACACTCTTCTTCGCAATTTCAATAAAAAAGTAATAATCAAGAGCGTTAAGGAATTGATATTGGATAGATGGGATCTTTTTTGTGAAATTCTTATCGAATCTCGTTTTTTTGAATTGCTTTCAATATCAGAAGGAGATTACAGAAGAATAGCCGCTGAAAGAATCACAGATGAACTGAAGAAAAAAAATATTAAATTAAAAGATTTATATCAACCAAGTTCCTTTGACTCAGCATGGAAGGTTCTTGGCGATCCAAATGTACAGATGCAGATTTATAAAACAAAAGAATCAAGGGAAAGATTTCAAACACTTTACAAGGAATCTGACAAAAATGAATTTTACAACAAATATTGGAAGCCCGTGACTGAATTATTTAATAAAGATCGAGAGAATACCATGGCCATTAAGGATCTTATAAAATTAGCGTTTAGTGTGGATGGAGGCTTCCCTGCCACAAATAACTGCCGGCCTGTAGTAATTATAGATTTATATTTATCGAAGGAAGAAGCTAATGTTTCTGGATTATACTGGAATGATACTATCCAGGCGTTAGTGATAAAAAGGCTACTTGATGAAATCATTTACTCGGCTGAGCGGGCTTACCATAATAACAAGCTTTTAAATACTCTTGTTGTATTTGATGAAGCTCAAAAATTTGCTCCAAGAGAAGGATTTAACTGGGCCAGTAACAAAGTGATTGAAAAACTGGAAAGGGTTAGGCAACAACTACTTGATGCAATAAGAACCACGAGAAAATACGGTCTTGGATGGATGTTCATTAGCCAGACGCTATCGAGCTTGCATAAAGATATTATTAGCCAAATTAGGATCTTTTTCTTTGGTTTTGGTCTTGCTCTAGGTACAGAATTTATGTCTTTAAAAGAAATCGCTGGCGGCGAATCCAATGCTCTTAAACTTTATCAATCCTTTCGCGACCCTCACTGTGCATTCGAAGTTAGCTCAAAGCAATATTCTTTTATGACAGTTGGTCCAGTTTCTCCTCTATCCTTTTCTGGAACACCTCTCTTTTTCACTGCATTTAATAAACCCGAAGAATTTATAAGTGAAAATGGATTAAATCGACAATTTGATCGAGATAAAAATGCATCTAATGAATTATTTTTAGATTTTAATGTTAATTAA
- a CDS encoding (d)CMP kinase produces the protein MAKLIVTIDGTTASGKSTVVGEVAKITGFAYFSTSLLYRSVTQKLLDDCVNWRNKWAVIEACGNMKFVLKLKK, from the coding sequence GTGGCAAAATTAATAGTGACCATCGACGGGACCACGGCATCTGGGAAGAGCACCGTCGTGGGGGAAGTGGCAAAGATAACTGGCTTTGCCTACTTCAGCACCAGTTTGCTCTACAGGTCGGTCACGCAAAAGTTGCTTGATGACTGTGTGAACTGGCGGAACAAGTGGGCCGTAATCGAGGCGTGCGGGAATATGAAGTTTGTCTTGAAGCTGAAGAAATAG
- the cas2 gene encoding CRISPR-associated endonuclease Cas2 produces MGVRQYGVAYDLSDNRERAMVERCISRYGQRLQKSLFSCVLDPKRYMQLQGELAGLRCASGNVVMAALADPVAIVQIGSVKPKAATEDWVFGHCSGLGELGSLPWKAFPSGPGHSG; encoded by the coding sequence ATGGGTGTTCGTCAATACGGGGTAGCATACGACTTGAGCGACAATAGGGAGCGGGCTATGGTGGAACGCTGCATTTCCCGCTACGGCCAACGCCTGCAGAAAAGCCTTTTTAGCTGCGTTCTTGACCCTAAGCGTTATATGCAGTTGCAAGGTGAGCTGGCCGGGCTACGCTGCGCAAGCGGCAACGTGGTCATGGCCGCCTTGGCGGATCCGGTAGCGATCGTGCAGATTGGCTCAGTGAAGCCTAAGGCGGCGACTGAAGATTGGGTTTTTGGCCACTGTTCAGGCCTGGGAGAGCTTGGCTCACTGCCCTGGAAAGCCTTCCCCTCGGGTCCCGGTCACTCCGGGTGA
- the cas2 gene encoding CRISPR-associated endonuclease Cas2 — translation MGVRQYWVAYDLSDNRERAMVERCISRYGQRLQKSLFSCVLDPKRYMQLQGELAGLRCTSGSVVMAALADPVAIVQIGSVKSEVVTEDWVFGLFSGLGELGSLPWKAFPSGPGHSG, via the coding sequence ATGGGTGTTCGTCAATACTGGGTAGCATACGACTTGAGCGACAATAGGGAGCGGGCTATGGTGGAACGCTGCATTTCCCGCTACGGCCAACGTCTGCAGAAAAGCCTTTTTAGCTGCGTGCTTGACCCGAAGCGTTATATGCAGTTGCAAGGTGAGCTGGCCGGGCTACGCTGCACAAGCGGTAGCGTGGTGATGGCCGCCTTGGCGGATCCGGTAGCGATCGTACAGATTGGCTCAGTGAAGTCTGAGGTGGTAACTGAAGATTGGGTTTTTGGCCTTTTTTCAGGACTGGGAGAGCTTGGCTCACTGCCCTGGAAAGCCTTCCCCTCGGGTCCAGGTCACTCCGGGTGA
- a CDS encoding TIGR03986 family type III CRISPR-associated RAMP protein gives MNSLPYGFLPIEVQKSICDVPMWRDGSSGEDRLSGEILLTLEALTPLLVGNQQYKINEKQSVLFPQMLEDGRVLIAGTSLKGMFRAALSSLLHAPMERVGDHRYTFRPNLGFGQKYQSRPAVISSVKGKDENAEIELKVLPDDTRVTFVRNSAIPKPDEKVGKLLQGYFPGIKFTPTRTSRCMVLEKSSEGGKNLDHYLFFYSGGIDGEGLLAKAFRPSNEIYRYVLVHTSDFNRADSQSLPSKVLKDYYETQEILADEKTGHLSPGHPLLNEIKDKVKEVKEAIQNHSELKEKQLIYIEIENLERKPGNPPFRILSMGHHFYYRWAYTSSVCYKNSIGENKELRPELGFHPQETFDKKGAPKQLTAARLFFGYSIDNKQKELSSMAKESYQRLAGRIAFNTAIEVTEGKSLEERFVEGGREIALHILGQPRPSAVEFYLKQVHLPNKLTTYGDLPDDPGGELAGRKYYRHQPDARTNMDLYKKTEEKDNSKERGTVVCYLSKPGTRFRATLRFDSLRPWELGAVLAVLDPGLLEKTFGLTPYSQGYAHKLGYGKPLGLGSVRIRLDAARWQENDRLEWKEARAGEEAWDRLLETSLKALKEKLQKTWQSNTAANLECWLKTKQWSTTGRASYPTLYGTIYRFHAKLRSWQAAARRGARVNFNDLLEGYT, from the coding sequence ATGAATTCCCTTCCCTACGGTTTCTTACCCATAGAAGTTCAAAAATCGATCTGCGATGTTCCCATGTGGCGCGACGGCAGCAGCGGGGAAGATCGCCTGAGCGGTGAAATCCTCCTCACCTTGGAAGCCCTTACCCCTCTGCTCGTCGGTAACCAACAGTACAAAATCAATGAAAAGCAAAGCGTACTTTTCCCTCAAATGCTGGAGGACGGCCGTGTTCTCATCGCCGGAACAAGCCTCAAGGGGATGTTCCGTGCAGCCCTCTCAAGCCTCTTGCACGCACCGATGGAAAGGGTTGGCGACCACCGCTATACCTTCCGGCCCAACCTCGGTTTCGGTCAAAAATACCAATCGCGTCCCGCAGTAATCAGCTCTGTCAAGGGAAAGGACGAAAACGCCGAGATCGAGCTGAAGGTTTTGCCGGATGACACCCGCGTTACCTTCGTTCGGAATTCAGCCATTCCCAAGCCCGATGAAAAGGTTGGCAAGCTGCTTCAAGGATATTTCCCCGGAATAAAATTTACCCCTACCCGTACCTCACGATGCATGGTACTGGAAAAAAGCTCTGAAGGAGGAAAAAATCTCGATCATTACCTTTTTTTCTATTCGGGAGGAATCGACGGGGAAGGCCTCCTAGCCAAGGCTTTCAGGCCGAGTAATGAAATCTATCGTTATGTCTTGGTTCACACCAGTGATTTTAACCGAGCTGATAGCCAATCTCTTCCCTCAAAAGTCTTAAAGGATTACTACGAAACCCAGGAAATCCTTGCCGATGAAAAGACCGGCCATTTAAGCCCAGGCCATCCGCTGCTAAACGAGATTAAAGATAAAGTAAAAGAAGTAAAAGAAGCCATACAGAATCACTCCGAGCTAAAGGAAAAGCAGCTTATCTATATCGAGATCGAAAACCTAGAGAGGAAGCCTGGGAATCCCCCCTTTCGCATCTTGAGCATGGGCCATCATTTCTACTACCGCTGGGCTTACACAAGCAGCGTTTGCTACAAAAACTCCATTGGGGAAAATAAGGAATTGAGGCCCGAACTGGGATTTCACCCACAGGAAACATTTGACAAAAAGGGTGCCCCAAAGCAACTGACTGCAGCCCGGCTCTTTTTTGGCTATTCCATTGACAATAAACAGAAGGAACTTTCTTCGATGGCCAAAGAGAGCTACCAAAGGCTTGCGGGACGGATTGCTTTTAACACCGCCATTGAAGTAACAGAGGGCAAAAGCCTCGAAGAACGTTTCGTTGAAGGAGGTAGGGAGATTGCCCTACACATCCTCGGACAGCCGCGTCCAAGTGCCGTCGAGTTCTATCTCAAACAGGTTCATCTTCCAAACAAGCTTACTACCTACGGTGACCTGCCCGACGATCCCGGAGGAGAGCTTGCCGGCAGAAAATACTACCGCCACCAGCCCGATGCGAGAACAAACATGGACCTTTACAAGAAAACCGAGGAAAAAGACAACTCGAAGGAACGGGGGACCGTCGTGTGCTACCTGTCCAAGCCGGGGACCAGATTCCGTGCCACCCTGCGTTTTGACAGCCTGCGACCATGGGAACTGGGTGCAGTTTTGGCCGTGCTCGACCCAGGCCTCCTTGAAAAAACCTTTGGGCTTACCCCTTATTCCCAAGGATATGCCCACAAGTTGGGTTATGGTAAGCCCCTGGGCCTGGGCAGCGTTCGCATTCGGCTCGATGCCGCCCGCTGGCAGGAAAACGACAGATTGGAATGGAAAGAAGCTCGAGCGGGTGAAGAGGCTTGGGATCGCCTACTCGAGACCAGCCTTAAGGCCCTTAAAGAAAAGCTGCAAAAGACATGGCAGAGTAATACCGCTGCCAACTTGGAATGCTGGCTCAAAACCAAGCAGTGGTCCACAACCGGTCGTGCCAGCTACCCTACCCTATATGGCACGATCTACCGGTTCCACGCAAAGCTGAGAAGCTGGCAGGCCGCCGCCCGGCGCGGCGCTCGAGTAAATTTCAATGACCTGCTCGAGGGCTACACTTAA
- a CDS encoding F0F1 ATP synthase subunit gamma, whose amino-acid sequence MSKRRDLIKYRGALLEIGEIMKAMKNMALVEQKKMARYYESQKRAIDTLQTIAEDFFPAFPELLPQPHRIDRPLYILIGSERGFCGDFNSTLVGFWENLENSGNLADRYGLILVGNKLESRASHLKQIIQRVPGPSVAEEIYPFILDFLDTVRKSLIEGEPPTSIAVFFHMADSLEIEKKTLLPIPVSEEKIRSARKRSAVSPLLHLSPREFFVDLVDSFLVSGLFFAFYSSLLAESKIRMQHMQSALDQLEKKVQELNKQANRLRQEEIIEEIEVILLGSETLMKKRLR is encoded by the coding sequence ATGAGCAAGCGCAGGGACCTGATCAAGTACCGGGGAGCCCTCTTGGAAATCGGCGAGATCATGAAAGCCATGAAAAACATGGCCCTTGTCGAGCAGAAGAAAATGGCCAGGTACTACGAAAGCCAAAAAAGGGCGATCGACACCCTGCAAACCATCGCCGAGGATTTTTTCCCCGCTTTTCCCGAGCTTTTACCCCAGCCGCACCGCATAGACCGTCCACTCTACATCTTGATCGGCTCTGAAAGGGGATTTTGTGGCGACTTTAATTCGACACTGGTGGGTTTTTGGGAAAACCTCGAAAACTCCGGCAATCTTGCCGATCGCTACGGGCTGATCTTGGTCGGGAACAAGCTGGAGAGCCGGGCAAGCCATCTCAAACAAATTATCCAAAGGGTCCCTGGCCCAAGCGTTGCCGAAGAAATTTACCCTTTTATCCTCGATTTTTTAGATACGGTAAGGAAAAGTCTTATCGAAGGGGAGCCTCCTACCTCCATCGCCGTGTTTTTTCACATGGCGGACAGTCTTGAAATCGAGAAAAAAACCCTTTTACCCATTCCCGTATCCGAAGAAAAAATCCGCTCCGCCAGGAAAAGGTCGGCCGTAAGCCCCTTGCTCCACCTAAGTCCAAGGGAATTTTTCGTGGACCTGGTGGACAGTTTTCTTGTCTCCGGCCTTTTTTTTGCCTTTTATTCTTCCTTGCTCGCCGAAAGCAAGATCCGGATGCAGCACATGCAATCGGCCTTGGATCAACTCGAAAAAAAGGTTCAAGAACTAAACAAGCAGGCCAACAGGCTCAGGCAGGAAGAGATCATCGAGGAAATTGAAGTGATCCTCCTGGGAAGCGAAACCTTGATGAAGAAAAGATTGCGCTAA
- a CDS encoding DUF6166 domain-containing protein: MKEVKKNDDKNKTKDTVYKGKTAKNGKPVVTVTENGKTKFFPMYNNEFDLPPGGSFAWRYGGTAPWRLSYSILRHHTDEKQEKYGKLCLGFL; this comes from the coding sequence ATGAAAGAAGTGAAAAAGAACGACGATAAGAATAAGACAAAAGATACGGTTTACAAAGGGAAGACCGCTAAGAACGGCAAGCCGGTTGTCACGGTGACAGAAAACGGGAAGACAAAGTTCTTCCCTATGTACAACAACGAATTCGACCTGCCGCCAGGCGGGTCATTCGCCTGGAGATATGGCGGGACCGCTCCCTGGAGGCTGTCTTACTCGATTCTGAGGCACCACACGGACGAGAAGCAGGAAAAGTATGGAAAACTCTGTCTGGGTTTTCTTTAA
- a CDS encoding DNA double-strand break repair nuclease NurA: MYKAERMDQSPFAELPAALVEEMLSKSETIGDRLYDSFKEIRNRKLDYRQQLQNRNFLKLETEVGYPGIPTTCGIDGSYGVEKLLAADFAACAAVAVEGLIPPSEKKYWEKPHHRVFIHPEKHDPDTGVMIRSVMMEMEVELAAKAPHDVVFLDGSLTTPLIYLNQAVNRLFELEDKESETGAKLIEKFEGFLKDYKTILESSRTDKLWVSLPKYTSRRELGKIFNWPSHYDDRAMLTHVLSPGEFTVPVQLEKPKQPWHLKTPNNDGKLEKLKDEVISAVQRIHVMYYKPHPWTPVFRIEMSSSIATNSSRIAVLLQAIKFQSGTPGIIEPYPIYIADRIVKHLGKAIPAFRQIASRRMVELHDGDIGDIVFTMHGYRTESEK, encoded by the coding sequence ATGTATAAGGCAGAAAGAATGGATCAATCACCCTTTGCCGAGCTTCCGGCGGCTTTAGTTGAAGAAATGCTTTCAAAAAGTGAAACGATTGGTGACCGGCTTTATGATTCTTTCAAGGAAATTAGAAATAGGAAGTTAGACTATCGACAGCAATTGCAAAATAGAAACTTCTTAAAATTAGAGACTGAAGTAGGGTATCCGGGAATACCAACGACATGTGGCATTGACGGTTCTTATGGGGTTGAGAAGCTTTTAGCGGCCGATTTTGCCGCTTGTGCGGCAGTCGCGGTTGAAGGATTAATTCCCCCTTCTGAAAAAAAATACTGGGAAAAACCTCATCACAGGGTGTTTATTCATCCTGAAAAGCATGATCCGGACACCGGTGTGATGATTAGGAGCGTAATGATGGAGATGGAAGTGGAACTTGCTGCCAAGGCTCCCCATGACGTGGTTTTTCTAGACGGTTCTCTTACAACTCCACTAATTTATTTAAATCAAGCAGTCAACAGACTCTTCGAATTGGAAGATAAAGAAAGTGAAACTGGCGCAAAACTCATAGAAAAATTTGAAGGGTTTCTTAAAGACTATAAGACCATACTTGAATCATCAAGAACTGACAAGTTGTGGGTAAGTTTGCCAAAGTATACTTCAAGGAGAGAGCTGGGTAAAATATTCAATTGGCCGTCTCATTACGACGACCGTGCCATGCTGACTCATGTTTTATCCCCCGGTGAATTTACAGTTCCCGTCCAGCTTGAAAAGCCGAAACAGCCCTGGCACTTAAAAACTCCTAATAATGACGGGAAACTTGAAAAACTTAAAGATGAGGTTATATCCGCTGTTCAGAGGATTCATGTCATGTATTATAAGCCTCATCCTTGGACACCGGTCTTTAGGATAGAAATGAGCTCATCCATTGCCACAAACTCTTCTAGAATAGCGGTATTGCTTCAAGCTATCAAGTTTCAATCTGGAACTCCCGGGATCATAGAACCATATCCTATCTACATTGCGGATAGAATTGTCAAACACCTAGGTAAAGCTATCCCAGCGTTTAGACAAATTGCTTCAAGAAGAATGGTAGAATTGCATGATGGAGATATTGGAGATATTGTTTTTACCATGCACGGATATAGAACTGAAAGTGAAAAATAA
- a CDS encoding F0F1 ATP synthase subunit alpha, whose translation MSPIEKVSHWVDQYRLDPKVEEFGRVVAIGDGTAWIDGLSMAAIDDLLECEEGSVALVYSLSEKLVGAIMLIQTEKISSGTLVHRTGRRLSVPVGDELLGRVIDPLGNPLDGKGALNCSKERLLEVKAPAIIDRDFVNEPLYTGNKIVDAMIPIGKGQRELLIGDNGLGKTTFALDTIVNQKDKNVLCIYCLIGQKRSTVVHVIDTLKATGALDYTTVVVAEATSLPGLQYIAPFSGCTIAEEWMERGKDTLVVYDDLSLHAQTYRELSLLLRRPPGREAYPGDVFYLHSRLLERSTHLSPLKGGGSMTTLPIVETQQGELAAYIPTNLISITDGQVYFEQFLFSSGFLPAIDVTRSVSRIGGAAQHPHLRKEAGRMKLDYLQFLELEVFTRFGTKLEASLEKKIARGRVLRELLKQERLSPISPQQEYCWLIAFNEGLFDDIPMDCLREVQEELLKKFEKSPLSLDDPREKWLKEIKEAFSTIQEKTNKKLQKVA comes from the coding sequence ATGAGCCCGATTGAAAAAGTCTCCCATTGGGTTGATCAATACCGGCTTGATCCCAAGGTAGAAGAGTTCGGCAGGGTAGTGGCCATAGGGGATGGAACGGCCTGGATAGATGGGCTGTCCATGGCCGCCATCGACGATCTGCTGGAGTGTGAAGAAGGAAGCGTGGCCCTTGTGTACAGCTTGAGCGAAAAGCTCGTTGGAGCCATCATGCTTATTCAAACAGAAAAAATCAGCTCTGGAACCCTGGTGCATAGAACGGGCCGAAGGTTGAGCGTCCCCGTTGGGGATGAGCTCCTGGGCAGGGTGATCGATCCCCTTGGCAATCCTCTCGACGGTAAAGGAGCCCTGAACTGTTCCAAGGAGCGCCTTCTGGAAGTCAAGGCTCCCGCGATAATCGACAGGGATTTTGTCAACGAGCCCCTTTATACCGGCAACAAGATCGTCGATGCGATGATCCCGATCGGTAAAGGACAAAGAGAGCTTTTAATAGGGGATAACGGGCTGGGTAAAACCACCTTCGCCCTGGATACGATCGTCAATCAAAAGGATAAAAACGTGCTTTGCATTTATTGCCTTATCGGTCAAAAGAGATCGACCGTTGTCCACGTGATCGATACTTTGAAAGCAACCGGGGCATTGGACTATACGACCGTGGTGGTAGCGGAAGCCACCTCTTTGCCCGGCCTTCAATACATCGCTCCTTTTTCTGGTTGCACTATAGCCGAGGAGTGGATGGAAAGGGGCAAGGATACCCTTGTCGTATACGATGATTTAAGCCTCCATGCCCAAACCTACAGGGAACTTTCCCTGCTCTTGCGCAGGCCCCCGGGCCGGGAAGCCTATCCCGGGGATGTGTTCTACCTCCACTCGAGGCTCCTGGAACGCTCCACCCACCTTTCCCCCTTGAAAGGGGGAGGGAGCATGACCACCCTGCCTATCGTGGAAACCCAACAGGGAGAACTGGCCGCCTACATTCCCACCAACCTCATCTCCATAACCGACGGGCAGGTTTATTTTGAACAATTTCTTTTTTCCAGCGGCTTCCTTCCCGCCATCGACGTGACCCGCTCGGTTTCAAGGATCGGGGGTGCCGCGCAACATCCGCACTTGAGAAAAGAGGCGGGAAGGATGAAACTGGATTACTTGCAGTTCTTGGAGCTGGAAGTTTTTACCCGGTTCGGGACCAAGCTGGAAGCCTCCCTGGAAAAGAAAATAGCGAGGGGAAGGGTTTTGAGAGAACTCCTCAAGCAAGAAAGACTTTCCCCCATTTCTCCCCAGCAGGAATACTGTTGGCTGATCGCCTTTAACGAAGGGCTCTTTGACGATATCCCCATGGATTGCTTGAGGGAAGTTCAAGAAGAGCTTTTAAAGAAGTTTGAAAAGAGCCCCTTAAGCCTGGATGATCCGAGGGAAAAGTGGCTCAAGGAAATCAAGGAAGCTTTTAGTACCATCCAGGAAAAAACGAACAAAAAACTTCAAAAGGTGGCATGA
- a CDS encoding Druantia anti-phage system protein DruA, with product MLRDKIIQVLKDQGFRVNPHIRLQEYNKTAFRLIQQKSRSEQLLMHKNFLMKYISKVRNYCRNGCEINPEKISLELIEIRKKSFEETLFKWWNLAWWSIPYQRPYGRQMRFLLWDTAHDSPFGLISLQSPILKISVRDKFLDIPRENLDLWVNMSMQAQRVGSLPPYNELLGGKLVAITLTCNEIREAYKKKYKHSVTLLRNRKLEPDLLFITTTSAFGKSSLYNRLKYNGENVALSLGYTKGSGTFHIPEQLYLEILRYLSKKGYDVSRGFGHGPSRKLKLISLGLRCLKLPKFDFHGIKREFFIFPLVKNLKEVIHESENPIWVDRPFCKLVNYWKERWAIPRMERIQKWKYFNCSEFFDNIERQLKGMEDV from the coding sequence ATGCTGCGTGATAAAATAATTCAAGTCTTAAAAGATCAGGGCTTTAGGGTAAATCCGCACATACGCTTACAAGAATACAATAAAACAGCATTTCGTCTAATACAACAAAAGTCTCGGTCAGAACAATTGTTGATGCATAAAAATTTTTTAATGAAATACATTTCAAAAGTAAGGAACTACTGCAGAAATGGATGCGAAATAAATCCTGAGAAAATATCATTGGAATTAATAGAAATCAGGAAAAAATCTTTCGAGGAAACTTTGTTCAAATGGTGGAACTTGGCATGGTGGAGCATACCCTATCAACGACCCTACGGTCGACAGATGAGATTTTTATTGTGGGATACAGCCCATGATTCTCCCTTTGGCTTGATAAGTTTGCAAAGCCCGATTTTGAAAATCTCCGTTCGCGACAAGTTTCTTGATATACCTAGAGAGAATTTAGATTTATGGGTAAACATGTCGATGCAGGCGCAGAGGGTTGGTTCTCTGCCTCCCTACAATGAGTTGTTAGGCGGGAAGTTGGTTGCCATTACCCTTACATGCAACGAAATCAGGGAGGCGTACAAAAAAAAATATAAACACTCTGTAACTTTGTTGAGAAATAGAAAATTAGAACCGGATCTTTTATTTATTACTACCACTAGCGCATTTGGAAAGAGTAGCTTATACAATCGCTTGAAATATAATGGAGAAAATGTGGCGTTGTCTCTTGGTTATACGAAAGGTTCTGGAACTTTTCACATTCCAGAACAATTATACCTGGAGATATTACGATACCTATCAAAAAAAGGATATGATGTTTCTCGCGGATTTGGACATGGTCCATCAAGAAAACTCAAACTAATCAGTCTTGGATTAAGATGCCTAAAACTGCCTAAATTTGATTTCCATGGCATTAAAAGGGAATTTTTTATATTTCCATTAGTCAAGAACTTGAAGGAAGTTATCCATGAAAGCGAAAATCCAATTTGGGTTGATCGGCCATTCTGCAAGTTGGTTAATTATTGGAAGGAAAGATGGGCAATTCCACGGATGGAAAGAATACAAAAATGGAAATATTTTAATTGCAGTGAGTTTTTTGATAATATAGAAAGACAGTTGAAGGGAATGGAGGATGTATAA